In the genome of Telluria mixta, the window CGGCACCGGGTTGCCCGCGAATTTCATCGACAGCCAGATCGTCGGGATCAGGAAGGCGACGAGGATGATGATGTACTGCGCAACCTGCGTCCACGTGATGGCGCGCATCCCACCCAGGAACGAGCACACGAGGATGCTGGCGAGGCCGAGGAAGATGCCGACCGAGAAATCGACGCCGGTGAAGCGCGACGCGATCAGGCCCACCGCGTAGATCTGCGCGACGACGTACGTGAACGAGACGACGATGGTGGCGCCGACCGCGAGCGCGCGCACGATGCTGCCCCGGCGCGTGCCGGTCTCGCCGCCGTAGCGCGCGGCGAGGAAGTCGGGGATCGTGTACTGGGCGAAGCGGCGCAGGTAGGGCGCGATCAGCAGCGCGACGAGGCAGTAGCCGCCCGTCCAGCCCATCACGTAGGCGAGGGCGTCGAAGCCGTGCAGGTACAGCGTGCCCGCCAGGCTGATGAAGCTGGCGGCCGAGATCCAGTCGGCCGCCGTCGCCATGCCGTTGAACAGCGCCGGGACCCGCCGCCCCGCCACGTAGTATTCGGACACGTTCGACGTGCGGCTGACGACGCCGATGATCGCGTACAGGACGATCGTCGCGAACATGTACAGGTGGCCGATCCACTGGCGCGGCATGCCCTCGTGTTCCAGGATCGCCAGCGCGCCCAGGAACAGCGCGAAGCACAGCGTGAACCACAGGTAGTAGCGGGACAGGCGGCGGAAGTAGGAGCGGGTCCTGGCGGCGGTGACGGTCATGGATGCCGCCCCAGCATCCGGTCGAAATCGCGGTCGAGGATGCGCATGCGCCAGGCGTACGCGCCGATGATGGCGAGGTAGGTCAGCGACGCACCCTGGGCCGCGAGGTAGAAGGACAGCGGCCAGCCGAACACGGACAGGTGCGCGAGGTCGCGCGCGAAGAACACGGTGCAGAAGCTCGTGGCCAGCCACAGCGCCAGCAGCAGGGCGATCAGGCGGCGCGCGCGCGCCCAGTGCGCGGCGCGCGCGGCGACGATGTGCTGGCGCTCGCGATCGGGGTCAGAGGAAAGAACGGTCTCGGTCGGCATCGGGGACAAGCGTGACGGTGGGCGGGAAGGTCAGCCGGAACAGGCTGCCCGGGAATTTCTTGTGCGTGCTGCGCGGGTTGTTGAAGATCTCGATGTCGGCCCCGTGCTGCTGCGCGATCTCGCGCACGATGGCGAGACCGAGGCCGGAACCGGAGGCGCTCGAACCGAGGATGCGATAAAAACGTTCGAACACACGGTGGCGCTCGGACGGCGCGATGCCGGGGCCCGTGTCCTCGACTTCCAGCAAGGCTTGATTGCCGTTGCCGATATTGGTTCCGCGCACGCGCACGGTGACGCTGCCGCCCGGCGGCGTGTAGCGCAGCGCGTTGTCGATCAGGTTCGACAGCAGCTCGCGCAGCATCATGGCGCTGCCGTCGATTTCCGGCGGGTCGCCGATGACTTCGTAGCCGAGGTCGATCTCGTGTGCGAAGGAGGCCTGTACCCAGTCCTGCACGACGTCGCGCGCCAATGCGGCAAGGTCGAGCGGCTCCAGCGTCTGGCCTGCATGCGGCTGGTTTTCCGCGCGGGCCAGCGCAAGCAACTGGTTGACGAGGCGCGTGGCCGATTCCGAGCTCTTGGCAAGTTGTTCGAGCGAGCGGTGGATCTCGTTCGGATCGACCTGGCGCAGCGCCAGCTCCGACTGCATGCGCATGCCCGCGAGCGGCGTCTTCATCTGGTGCGCGGCATCGGCAATGAAACGCTTCTGCACGGCTATCGTGTGCGCGAGGCGCGCCAGCATGTCGTTCAGCGAGCCGACGAGCGGCGAGATCTCTTCCGGCACCTGGCGCGAATCGATGGGCGACAGGTCGTCCGGCGGGCGCGCGCGGATGCGTTCCTGCAGTTGTGCGAGCGGCGACAGCCCGCGCGACAGGGCGAACCAGACGAGGGCCAGGATCACGGGCAGGATGATGAACTGCGGCAGGATCACGCCCTTGATGATCTCGTTGGCCAGCTGCGCGCGCTTGTCGAGCGTCTCCGCCACCTGCACGAGCGCGAGGCGCGGTTCCTGCGTGGCGTCCAGCAGAGGCTGCAGGTTCACCCAGGCATAGGCGATGCGCACCGGCGCGCCGTGCAGGGTCTCGGTGCGGAAGTGCACGCGGCCGCTGCGCTCGGCGTCGTCCGCGTTCGGCGGCGGCAGGTCGCGGTCGCCGTCGACGATCTCGCCGCGCGGGCCGCTGATCTGGAAATAGACGCTGTCGACGTCGTCCGCGCGCAGGATGTCGCGCGCAGTGCCGGGCAGGCGCGCGACGACTCTGCCGTCGACTTCCTTGACCTGCTGTGCGAGCACCGTGACGCTGTCTTCCAGCGCGTGGTCGAATGGCTGGTTCGCGATCGATTTCGCGACCAGGTACGTGATCGCGATGCTCA includes:
- a CDS encoding DUF4212 domain-containing protein; translation: MPTETVLSSDPDRERQHIVAARAAHWARARRLIALLLALWLATSFCTVFFARDLAHLSVFGWPLSFYLAAQGASLTYLAIIGAYAWRMRILDRDFDRMLGRHP
- a CDS encoding sensor histidine kinase is translated as MKPFKRRAAGPDPLAVTEPVDDLYVPPRPEPEESIQHSLFGEILDWMLAPLLLLWPMSIAITYLVAKSIANQPFDHALEDSVTVLAQQVKEVDGRVVARLPGTARDILRADDVDSVYFQISGPRGEIVDGDRDLPPPNADDAERSGRVHFRTETLHGAPVRIAYAWVNLQPLLDATQEPRLALVQVAETLDKRAQLANEIIKGVILPQFIILPVILALVWFALSRGLSPLAQLQERIRARPPDDLSPIDSRQVPEEISPLVGSLNDMLARLAHTIAVQKRFIADAAHQMKTPLAGMRMQSELALRQVDPNEIHRSLEQLAKSSESATRLVNQLLALARAENQPHAGQTLEPLDLAALARDVVQDWVQASFAHEIDLGYEVIGDPPEIDGSAMMLRELLSNLIDNALRYTPPGGSVTVRVRGTNIGNGNQALLEVEDTGPGIAPSERHRVFERFYRILGSSASGSGLGLAIVREIAQQHGADIEIFNNPRSTHKKFPGSLFRLTFPPTVTLVPDADRDRSFL